In one Pseudarthrobacter sp. NBSH8 genomic region, the following are encoded:
- the hutH gene encoding histidine ammonia-lyase, which translates to MTITTNEALTVTLGSSGVTPEDVVAVARHNARVTIAQEALDTVAKVRAHINELAHSETPAYGISTGFGALANRHIPSELRTQLQKSLIRSHAAGMGPAVEREVVRGIMFLRAKTLASGRTGVRPVVLQTMVDVLNAGITPVVREFGSLGCSGDLAPLSHCALVLMGEGQAEGPDGVTYGGRGEAPVAELLAGHGIEPVTLAEKEGLALVNGTEGMLGMLLMAIADIRQLLTTADITAALSVEALLGTDQVFVPELHAALRPHPGQAASADNMLRVLSNSPIVASHRVGDSKVQDAYSLRCAPQVAGAARDTVDYAALVASRELAAAIDNPVVLPDGRVSSNGNFHGAPVAYVLDFLAIAVADLSSIAERRTDRMLDPARSHGLPAFLAADPGVDSGLMIAQYTQAGLVSDNKRLAVPASVDSIPSSAMQEDHVSMGWHAARKLRKAVENLRRVLAIELVTSARAIDMRTQLSDGELTPGPAGTAVIGVLRSVVEGPGTDRFLSPELEAADRLVASGKVRAAAESAVGILS; encoded by the coding sequence ATGACCATCACCACGAACGAAGCGCTCACCGTCACCCTCGGCTCCAGCGGAGTCACACCTGAGGACGTTGTCGCCGTCGCGCGCCACAACGCCCGGGTGACCATCGCCCAGGAAGCGCTGGACACGGTGGCTAAGGTCCGCGCGCACATCAACGAGCTGGCGCACAGCGAGACCCCCGCCTACGGGATCTCCACCGGCTTCGGTGCGCTGGCCAACCGGCATATCCCCAGCGAGCTGCGCACCCAGCTGCAGAAATCGCTGATCCGCAGCCACGCCGCGGGCATGGGCCCGGCCGTGGAACGCGAGGTGGTCCGCGGCATCATGTTCCTGCGCGCCAAGACTCTCGCGTCCGGCCGAACCGGCGTCCGTCCGGTCGTCCTGCAGACCATGGTGGACGTGCTCAACGCCGGCATCACGCCGGTGGTCCGCGAGTTCGGCTCGCTCGGCTGCTCCGGCGACCTCGCCCCGCTGTCCCACTGCGCGCTGGTGCTGATGGGCGAGGGCCAGGCGGAAGGGCCCGACGGCGTGACGTACGGCGGGCGGGGTGAGGCGCCTGTCGCTGAGCTGCTCGCCGGCCACGGCATCGAACCGGTCACCCTCGCCGAGAAGGAAGGCCTCGCGCTGGTCAACGGCACCGAGGGCATGCTGGGCATGCTCCTGATGGCCATCGCTGACATCCGCCAGCTGCTCACGACGGCGGACATCACCGCCGCGCTCAGTGTCGAGGCGCTGCTCGGTACAGACCAGGTTTTCGTACCGGAGCTGCATGCGGCGCTGCGTCCGCACCCCGGCCAGGCCGCCAGCGCGGACAACATGCTGCGAGTGCTGTCCAACTCCCCGATCGTGGCCTCGCACCGGGTGGGGGATTCCAAGGTCCAGGACGCCTACTCGCTGCGCTGCGCACCCCAGGTGGCAGGCGCCGCACGCGATACCGTGGACTACGCCGCCCTTGTGGCATCCCGTGAGCTTGCCGCGGCCATCGACAACCCAGTAGTCCTGCCGGACGGGCGCGTCAGTTCCAACGGCAACTTCCACGGCGCCCCCGTGGCGTACGTCCTGGACTTCCTGGCCATCGCCGTGGCGGACCTCAGCTCCATCGCCGAGCGCCGGACGGACCGGATGCTGGACCCTGCGCGTTCGCACGGGCTGCCGGCGTTCCTCGCCGCGGATCCGGGCGTGGATTCGGGCCTGATGATCGCCCAGTACACACAGGCAGGGCTCGTCTCGGACAACAAGCGACTGGCCGTCCCGGCGTCGGTGGATTCCATCCCCAGCTCCGCCATGCAGGAGGACCACGTGTCCATGGGCTGGCACGCGGCCCGGAAGCTGCGCAAGGCCGTGGAGAACCTCCGCCGTGTCCTGGCCATCGAACTGGTGACGAGCGCCCGCGCCATCGACATGCGGACGCAGCTGTCCGACGGCGAGCTCACTCCGGGCCCGGCAGGCACTGCCGTGATCGGGGTGCTGAGGTCCGTCGTCGAAGGCCCCGGAACCGACCGGTTCCTGTCGCCGGAGCTGGAGGCGGCTGACCGTCTGGTTGCCTCCGGAAAGGTCCGGGCAGCCGCCGAATCCGCCGTCGGAATTCTTTCCTGA
- a CDS encoding excinuclease ABC subunit UvrA: MTTDASTDQQLPAAHVADSHDLISVQGARENNLKDISIEIPKRRLTVFTGVSGSGKSSLVFATIAAESQRMINETYSAFVQGFMPNLARPDVDHLEGLTTAIIVDQERMGANPRSTVGTATDANAMLRILFSRLGTPYVGPPTAFSFNVPTRKASGVMSTEKAGGRVEKAVVQNVVYLGGMCARCEGMGSVSDFDLTALYDDTKSLADGALTVPGYSMDGWYGRLFEGMGLPMDKPIATFTKKQLETMLYAEPTKIKVEGINLTFEGIIPKIQKSMLSKDVEAMQPHVRRFVESAITFQACPECEGTRLSPEARSSRIQGKNIAELCEMQISDLAEWVRGFDEPSVAPLLKGLRHLLDSFAEIGLGYLSLDRPAGTLSGGEAQRTKMIRHLGSSLTDVTYVFDEPTIGLHPHDIERMNQLLLQLRDKGNTVLVVEHKPETIAIADHVVDLGPGAGTAGGSVCFEGTVDGLRRSDTITGRHLDDRAKVRGSVRTSTGALEVRGASTHNLQHVDVDVPLGVLCVVTGVAGSGKSSLIHGSVAGRDGVVVVDQGAIKGSRRSNPATYTGLLEPIRKAFAKANNVKPALFSSNSEGACPTCNGAGVIFTELGVMATVESTCEDCEGRRFQASVLEYTLGGRNISEVLSMSMTEAEVFFSEGEARAPAAHKILDRLVDVGLGYLTLGQPLTTLSGGERQRVKLATQMAEKGDVYVLDEPTTGLHLADVENLLGLLDRLVESGKSVIVIEHHQAVMAHADWVIDLGPGAGHDGGKVVFEGTPAELVAAKSTLTGKHLAAYVAG, translated from the coding sequence ATGACTACTGACGCATCGACAGACCAGCAGCTCCCCGCGGCGCACGTCGCCGACAGCCACGATCTGATCAGTGTGCAGGGTGCCCGGGAGAACAACCTCAAAGACATCAGCATCGAGATCCCCAAGCGCCGCCTGACAGTATTCACCGGGGTGTCCGGTTCGGGCAAGAGCTCACTGGTGTTCGCCACGATCGCCGCCGAATCCCAGCGGATGATCAACGAGACCTACAGCGCCTTTGTGCAGGGGTTTATGCCCAACCTGGCGCGGCCTGACGTGGACCACCTCGAAGGGCTGACCACGGCGATCATCGTTGACCAGGAGCGGATGGGCGCAAACCCCCGCTCCACGGTGGGAACTGCCACGGACGCCAACGCCATGCTCCGGATCCTCTTCAGCCGGCTGGGCACCCCGTATGTCGGGCCGCCCACGGCCTTCTCCTTCAACGTCCCGACGCGGAAGGCCAGCGGTGTGATGAGCACCGAGAAGGCCGGCGGCCGGGTGGAGAAGGCCGTGGTGCAGAACGTTGTGTACCTGGGCGGCATGTGTGCGCGCTGCGAGGGCATGGGCTCGGTCTCCGACTTTGACCTGACCGCTTTGTACGACGACACCAAGTCCCTCGCCGACGGTGCCCTGACCGTCCCCGGCTACAGCATGGACGGGTGGTACGGCCGGCTGTTCGAGGGCATGGGCCTGCCGATGGACAAGCCGATTGCCACGTTCACGAAGAAGCAGCTCGAGACGATGTTGTATGCCGAGCCCACCAAGATCAAGGTTGAGGGCATCAACCTCACGTTCGAGGGCATCATCCCCAAGATCCAGAAGTCCATGCTGTCCAAGGACGTCGAGGCGATGCAGCCACACGTGCGGCGCTTTGTGGAGAGCGCCATTACTTTCCAGGCCTGCCCCGAGTGCGAGGGCACGCGGCTCAGCCCCGAGGCCAGGTCGTCGAGGATCCAGGGCAAAAACATCGCCGAGCTCTGCGAGATGCAGATCAGCGACCTGGCCGAGTGGGTCCGCGGGTTCGACGAGCCGTCGGTTGCGCCGCTCCTCAAGGGTCTGCGGCACCTGCTGGATTCCTTCGCCGAAATCGGGCTGGGCTACCTCTCGCTGGACCGCCCGGCAGGCACCCTCTCCGGCGGCGAGGCGCAGCGGACCAAGATGATCCGGCACCTGGGCTCGTCCCTCACCGACGTCACCTACGTCTTCGACGAACCCACCATCGGCCTGCACCCGCACGACATCGAACGGATGAACCAGCTGCTGCTGCAGCTGCGCGATAAGGGCAACACCGTCCTCGTGGTTGAACATAAGCCCGAGACCATCGCCATCGCCGACCACGTGGTCGATCTCGGCCCCGGCGCCGGCACCGCGGGCGGCAGCGTCTGCTTCGAGGGCACTGTGGACGGGCTGCGGCGGAGCGACACCATCACCGGCCGCCACCTCGATGACCGTGCGAAGGTCAGGGGATCCGTGCGAACCTCCACCGGCGCCCTCGAGGTGCGTGGCGCCTCCACGCACAACCTCCAGCATGTCGACGTCGACGTTCCGCTCGGCGTGCTCTGCGTGGTGACAGGTGTCGCGGGTTCGGGCAAGAGCTCGCTGATCCACGGTTCCGTGGCAGGACGTGACGGTGTGGTGGTAGTCGACCAGGGCGCCATCAAGGGCTCGCGCCGCAGCAACCCCGCCACGTACACAGGCCTGCTCGAGCCGATCCGCAAGGCTTTCGCGAAGGCGAACAACGTGAAACCGGCGCTGTTCAGCTCCAACTCCGAAGGAGCCTGCCCCACCTGCAACGGCGCGGGCGTCATCTTCACCGAACTGGGCGTGATGGCCACGGTCGAGTCCACGTGCGAGGACTGCGAGGGCCGGCGCTTCCAGGCGTCAGTGCTGGAATACACGCTGGGCGGCCGCAACATCTCCGAGGTGCTGTCCATGTCCATGACAGAGGCTGAGGTCTTCTTCAGCGAAGGGGAGGCCCGCGCGCCCGCGGCCCACAAGATCCTGGACCGGCTCGTCGACGTCGGGCTCGGCTACCTGACGCTCGGCCAGCCCCTCACCACGTTGTCCGGCGGCGAGCGGCAGCGCGTCAAGCTGGCTACGCAGATGGCAGAGAAGGGCGATGTCTACGTCCTGGACGAACCGACCACTGGCCTCCACCTCGCCGACGTCGAAAACCTCCTCGGCCTCCTTGACCGCCTCGTGGAGT
- a CDS encoding sodium:proton antiporter: protein MFESTSILFAVAGVAVFVAAILPKVLRHVPFSMPMVFLGAGIAAFSLIPSLPDPNPIVHSDIAVHLSEVCVIISLMGAGLALDRPLGRRSWATTWRLLGIAMPLCIIALTLMGLWFLGLGLGAALLVAASLAPTDPVLAAEVQVGEPADDDDETDKEDEVRFGLTSEAGLNDGLAFPFVYLAIAISVVGASPSEWFPQWFGVDVVWRLAIGVLGGFATGKLLARLFFSARKESLRLANHSEGFVALAATFLAYGLTEMIEGYGFIAVFVCAVTIRSAEHTHGYHRVLHSYVEQLERLVTVVILVLLGGAIGRGLLAEVGWAELLVALAFLLLVRPAAGWIGLLGGKTGPYERVALSFFGIRGIGSLYYLAYALGKGRFSEQAEWLWSFVGLVVALSIVIHGATTSPLMNRLDRMRERKALAESGDEGKAPTTAV from the coding sequence ATGTTCGAATCCACCAGCATCCTCTTCGCCGTGGCGGGCGTTGCGGTTTTTGTCGCCGCGATTCTCCCCAAGGTCCTGCGCCACGTACCGTTCTCCATGCCAATGGTGTTCCTGGGCGCCGGGATCGCAGCTTTCTCGCTGATCCCCAGCCTGCCGGATCCCAATCCGATAGTGCACAGCGACATTGCCGTCCACCTCTCGGAGGTCTGCGTCATTATTTCCCTGATGGGCGCGGGTCTGGCCCTGGACAGGCCCCTGGGGCGCCGGAGCTGGGCCACAACCTGGCGGCTCCTGGGAATAGCCATGCCGCTGTGCATCATAGCCCTGACACTGATGGGTTTGTGGTTCCTGGGGCTGGGGCTGGGGGCGGCCTTGCTGGTTGCCGCCAGCCTCGCCCCTACGGACCCGGTGCTGGCCGCTGAGGTCCAGGTGGGCGAACCGGCCGATGATGACGACGAAACGGACAAAGAGGACGAGGTCCGCTTCGGCCTGACGTCGGAAGCCGGCCTGAACGACGGACTCGCCTTCCCGTTTGTGTACCTGGCCATCGCCATTAGTGTGGTGGGCGCGTCGCCGTCGGAGTGGTTCCCCCAGTGGTTCGGTGTAGACGTGGTCTGGCGCCTGGCAATTGGGGTCCTCGGCGGCTTCGCCACGGGCAAGCTGCTGGCCAGGCTGTTTTTCTCCGCGAGGAAGGAAAGCCTGCGGCTCGCCAACCACTCCGAAGGGTTTGTGGCCTTGGCGGCAACTTTCCTGGCGTACGGCCTCACCGAGATGATCGAAGGCTACGGTTTCATCGCGGTGTTTGTCTGCGCGGTCACCATCCGGTCCGCCGAGCATACCCACGGCTACCACCGTGTGCTGCACTCCTACGTGGAACAGCTGGAACGGCTGGTGACCGTGGTGATCCTCGTCCTGCTGGGCGGCGCGATCGGCCGCGGACTCCTGGCCGAGGTCGGCTGGGCGGAACTCCTGGTTGCGTTGGCGTTCCTGCTCCTGGTGCGGCCCGCGGCCGGCTGGATCGGACTGCTTGGCGGAAAGACGGGCCCCTACGAACGCGTTGCCCTTTCTTTCTTCGGGATCCGCGGCATCGGTTCCTTGTACTACCTGGCGTATGCGCTGGGAAAGGGCCGGTTTTCCGAGCAGGCTGAGTGGCTGTGGTCCTTCGTGGGCCTGGTAGTGGCCCTTTCCATCGTGATCCATGGGGCCACTACTTCGCCGTTGATGAACCGGCTCGACCGCATGCGGGAGCGGAAGGCCCTGGCAGAATCCGGCGATGAGGGCAAGGCCCCCACCACTGCCGTGTAA
- a CDS encoding NCS2 family permease, with translation MLKQGSALDRYFKISERGSNLSREIRGGFATFFAMSYIVVLNPLILSGPDSTGTTLGFAAVAAVTAFVAGILTILMGAWGRHPFALAAGLGVNAFVAVTVATNPGLTWPDMMGLVVLSGVTMLILVLTGFRTAVFKAVPDGLKTAIVVGIGLFIALIGLVNAGFVRRIPDAAGTTVPVGLGFDGKLLGWPTAVFVFGLILTIAFVVRKVRGAILIGIIASTIISVILEMTLHIGPSFDGTTANPQGWSLVAPSLTGWSAPDLSLIGKANPFGAFEHLGFVAATLLAFVILLSIFFDAMGTMVGLANEAGTVDKDGNIPDVDRVLQVDALGAIVGGGASVSSNQIYVEAGAGIGEGARTGVASIVTGLLFLVAMFFTPLINLVPFEAVAPALVVVGFMMVSQVGKIDWQDWGIAIPAFLTFTLMPFTYSIANGLGAGFIAFVLIRTFTGRAKDVHPLMWAVAGAFLLFFAVGPIEAALGM, from the coding sequence ATGCTTAAGCAGGGCTCTGCCTTGGACCGGTACTTCAAGATCTCCGAGCGGGGGTCCAACCTCTCCCGCGAGATCCGCGGCGGCTTTGCCACATTCTTCGCCATGAGCTACATCGTGGTGCTTAACCCCCTGATCCTCTCCGGCCCGGATTCCACCGGCACCACACTGGGCTTTGCCGCAGTGGCTGCTGTGACGGCGTTTGTGGCGGGTATCCTTACTATCCTGATGGGCGCCTGGGGCAGGCACCCCTTCGCGCTGGCCGCCGGGCTGGGCGTGAACGCGTTTGTTGCCGTCACGGTCGCTACGAACCCCGGCCTGACGTGGCCGGACATGATGGGCCTGGTGGTCCTGTCCGGCGTGACCATGCTGATCCTGGTCCTCACCGGCTTCCGGACCGCCGTCTTCAAGGCCGTCCCGGACGGGCTCAAGACCGCCATCGTGGTGGGCATCGGACTGTTCATCGCCCTGATCGGGTTGGTGAATGCCGGTTTTGTGCGCCGGATCCCCGACGCTGCCGGCACCACTGTTCCCGTGGGCCTGGGCTTCGACGGCAAGCTGCTGGGCTGGCCCACGGCCGTCTTTGTTTTCGGCCTGATCCTCACCATCGCTTTCGTGGTCCGCAAGGTCAGGGGTGCCATCCTGATCGGCATCATCGCCTCCACCATCATTTCCGTGATCCTGGAAATGACCCTGCACATCGGTCCCAGCTTTGACGGCACCACCGCCAACCCGCAGGGCTGGTCCCTGGTGGCGCCGTCCCTTACGGGGTGGAGCGCCCCGGACCTGTCGCTGATCGGCAAGGCCAACCCGTTCGGCGCTTTTGAACACCTGGGCTTTGTGGCCGCCACGCTGCTGGCCTTCGTGATCCTGCTCAGCATCTTCTTCGACGCCATGGGCACCATGGTGGGCCTGGCAAACGAGGCGGGCACGGTGGACAAGGACGGCAACATCCCCGACGTGGACCGTGTGCTCCAGGTGGACGCGCTGGGCGCTATCGTGGGTGGCGGCGCGTCCGTCTCCTCGAACCAGATCTACGTTGAGGCCGGCGCCGGAATCGGCGAGGGTGCGCGGACGGGCGTGGCGTCCATCGTCACCGGCCTGCTGTTCCTGGTGGCCATGTTCTTCACGCCCCTGATCAACCTGGTCCCGTTCGAGGCGGTGGCCCCTGCCCTGGTGGTGGTGGGCTTCATGATGGTCTCCCAGGTGGGCAAGATCGACTGGCAGGACTGGGGCATCGCCATCCCTGCTTTCCTGACCTTCACGCTGATGCCGTTTACGTACTCGATCGCCAACGGTCTCGGCGCAGGCTTCATCGCCTTTGTCCTGATCCGGACGTTCACGGGCCGCGCCAAGGACGTCCACCCGCTGATGTGGGCGGTGGCCGGCGCATTCCTGCTGTTCTTCGCTGTCGGTCCGATCGAGGCCGCGCTGGGCATGTGA
- the hutG gene encoding formimidoylglutamase — translation MAPSALTADVPPQPWTGRFDGDGGGHRRWWQAVSPYASLSASSSSPAPVAHAGSPTGAPQRPAVILGFASDEGVRRNKGRTGAALAPAAIRAALGPLAFHLGRSVSDAGDVVVSDGALEAGQARAGNAVAAMIDAGMLTFLLGGGHETAYASYLGVAGSEAVSGGQRLGVLNLDAHFDLRDEQLPSSGTPFLQMAQAEAAAGREFRYAVVGISEPNNTPALFATAERLGVKYVLDEDCAAGRVESFVAQFLDGVDLLYLTIDLDVLPASVAPGVSAPAAYGVPLPVISAVCRQAAESGKLLHVDVAELNPGFDVDGRTAKVAARLVNTLLR, via the coding sequence ATGGCCCCCTCCGCATTGACCGCCGATGTCCCCCCTCAGCCCTGGACTGGGCGGTTCGACGGCGACGGCGGCGGGCACCGGCGCTGGTGGCAGGCTGTTTCGCCCTACGCATCGCTCAGCGCATCCTCCTCTTCCCCTGCCCCAGTCGCGCACGCCGGCTCCCCTACCGGCGCCCCGCAGCGCCCTGCCGTCATCCTCGGATTCGCCAGCGACGAAGGAGTGCGCCGCAACAAAGGCCGGACGGGTGCAGCTCTTGCCCCGGCAGCGATCCGCGCCGCGCTTGGCCCGCTGGCTTTCCATCTGGGCCGCTCTGTGTCCGATGCCGGAGACGTTGTGGTTTCGGACGGCGCCCTGGAGGCCGGGCAGGCCCGCGCCGGGAACGCCGTTGCGGCCATGATTGACGCAGGCATGCTCACCTTTTTGCTGGGCGGCGGGCACGAGACCGCCTACGCGAGCTATCTGGGAGTTGCAGGCTCCGAAGCGGTGAGTGGCGGGCAGCGGCTGGGCGTCCTGAACCTGGACGCCCACTTTGACCTCCGCGATGAACAGCTGCCAAGCTCCGGCACACCGTTTCTTCAAATGGCGCAGGCGGAAGCTGCCGCGGGACGCGAATTCAGGTACGCCGTCGTCGGGATTTCCGAGCCGAACAACACACCGGCGCTGTTCGCCACCGCCGAGCGGCTGGGCGTGAAGTATGTGCTGGATGAGGACTGCGCCGCCGGGCGGGTAGAGTCTTTCGTTGCTCAGTTCCTGGACGGCGTGGACCTGCTCTACCTGACCATTGACCTGGACGTGCTGCCGGCGTCGGTAGCTCCCGGCGTAAGCGCGCCCGCGGCGTACGGAGTGCCCCTGCCGGTGATCAGCGCAGTGTGCAGGCAGGCTGCGGAAAGCGGGAAGCTCCTGCACGTGGACGTGGCCGAGCTGAACCCCGGGTTCGACGTCGACGGGCGGACCGCCAAGGTTGCCGCGCGGCTGGTAAACACGCTGCTGCGCTAA
- a CDS encoding tripartite tricarboxylate transporter permease, which yields MDVFSSLMDGFATALTPMNLLYAVIGVILGSAVGVLPGLGPAMTIALLLPVTYVLEPTSAFIMFAGIYYGGMYGGSTTSILLNTPGESSSVVTAIEGNKMAKAGRAAQALATAAIGSFVAGTIGTALLAVFAPIVVEFAVSLGSPSYFAIMVLALLAVTAVLGSSRLRGFASLGLGLAIGLVGMDSVTGQRRLTFGQPLLADGLDIVVVAVAIFAVGEALWVAAHMRRTPLHVIPVGRPWMGKQDWKRSWKPWLRGTAFGFPFGALPAGGAEIPTFLSYVTEKRLSKHPEEFGKGAIEGVAGPEAANNAAAAGTMTPLLALGLPTNATAAVMLAAFVQFGIQPGPLLFANEGPLVWALIASLFIGNFLLLLISLPLAPMWAKILQLPRPYLYAGILFFATLGAYSVNLQAFDLILLLVLGVLGFMMRRFGLPVLPLILGVILGPRIEGQLRKSLQLSAGDPAGLLSEPIAVGIYVILAIILAFPLLLKLWRRNRPAAGLAAMPAKSGSAEPTDLGDGGSHGSCRADATAGGDGDGNG from the coding sequence ATGGATGTCTTCTCGTCCCTCATGGACGGCTTTGCCACCGCACTGACCCCGATGAATCTCCTCTACGCCGTTATTGGCGTGATCCTGGGTTCCGCCGTCGGCGTGCTTCCGGGCCTTGGCCCGGCCATGACCATTGCCCTGCTGCTCCCGGTCACCTACGTCCTGGAACCCACCAGCGCCTTCATTATGTTCGCTGGCATCTACTACGGCGGAATGTACGGCGGCTCCACCACTTCCATCCTCCTAAACACCCCAGGGGAATCGTCTTCTGTTGTCACCGCCATTGAAGGCAACAAGATGGCTAAAGCCGGCAGGGCCGCCCAGGCTCTGGCGACGGCAGCCATCGGTTCCTTCGTGGCCGGCACCATCGGCACCGCACTACTGGCTGTCTTCGCACCGATCGTGGTTGAGTTCGCAGTCAGCCTGGGCTCGCCGAGCTACTTCGCCATTATGGTGCTTGCACTCCTGGCAGTGACCGCCGTCCTTGGATCTTCGCGGCTCCGGGGCTTTGCCTCGCTCGGCCTTGGGCTGGCCATAGGCCTGGTAGGCATGGATTCCGTCACCGGCCAGCGCCGTCTCACCTTCGGCCAGCCCCTGCTCGCCGATGGCCTGGACATCGTGGTGGTGGCAGTCGCCATCTTTGCGGTGGGCGAAGCATTGTGGGTTGCCGCTCATATGCGCCGCACTCCTTTGCACGTCATACCGGTAGGCCGACCCTGGATGGGAAAACAGGACTGGAAACGGTCATGGAAGCCCTGGCTCCGCGGAACGGCGTTCGGTTTCCCTTTCGGCGCACTTCCTGCCGGTGGAGCCGAGATCCCCACGTTCCTCTCCTACGTGACGGAGAAGCGCCTAAGCAAGCATCCCGAGGAGTTCGGCAAGGGAGCCATCGAAGGAGTTGCCGGACCGGAAGCAGCCAACAACGCGGCCGCCGCCGGCACCATGACGCCCCTCCTGGCCCTGGGCCTGCCCACCAATGCCACTGCCGCCGTGATGCTCGCAGCGTTTGTCCAGTTCGGCATTCAGCCGGGACCCCTCCTGTTCGCCAACGAGGGACCGCTGGTTTGGGCGCTGATCGCGAGCCTCTTCATCGGCAACTTCCTGCTCCTGCTCATCAGCTTGCCCTTGGCACCGATGTGGGCAAAAATCCTGCAGCTCCCGCGGCCGTACCTGTACGCCGGGATCCTGTTCTTCGCCACGCTGGGCGCCTATTCGGTCAACCTGCAGGCATTCGATCTGATACTCCTGCTGGTGCTCGGCGTGTTGGGATTCATGATGCGGCGTTTCGGACTTCCCGTGCTGCCGCTTATCCTGGGCGTCATCCTGGGGCCGAGGATCGAAGGACAGCTTCGCAAGAGCCTGCAGCTCAGCGCGGGTGACCCCGCCGGTCTCTTGAGCGAGCCGATCGCCGTCGGCATCTATGTCATTCTGGCGATTATTCTCGCCTTTCCGCTGCTGCTCAAGCTGTGGCGTCGGAACCGTCCGGCAGCGGGACTCGCGGCGATGCCCGCAAAGTCCGGTTCCGCCGAGCCGACGGATCTCGGAGACGGCGGCAGTCATGGCAGCTGCCGGGCCGACGCCACCGCTGGTGGCGACGGGGACGGCAACGGCTAG
- a CDS encoding universal stress protein: MTIVVGYVPSPEGEAALTQAIAEARKSNSKLMVINSSKGDALVDNRYAQEPEIQGIKARLAADGIDHVIKQPVRGHDAAAEVLDAAEEHNAELIVIGLRRRIPVGKLIMGSTSQRILLEADCPVLAVKAGTAG; this comes from the coding sequence ATGACGATTGTGGTGGGATACGTCCCTTCACCCGAGGGCGAAGCGGCGCTGACCCAGGCCATCGCCGAGGCCCGGAAGAGCAACAGTAAACTGATGGTGATCAACTCCTCCAAGGGCGATGCCCTGGTGGACAACCGGTACGCGCAGGAACCTGAAATCCAGGGCATCAAGGCGCGTCTTGCCGCCGACGGGATCGACCACGTGATCAAACAGCCGGTCCGGGGCCATGACGCGGCAGCAGAGGTTCTTGATGCCGCGGAGGAGCACAACGCCGAGCTCATCGTAATCGGGCTGCGCCGCCGAATCCCGGTGGGCAAACTGATCATGGGAAGCACATCGCAGCGGATCCTGCTCGAGGCTGATTGCCCTGTTCTGGCCGTCAAAGCGGGCACGGCGGGCTGA